The proteins below come from a single Iocasia fonsfrigidae genomic window:
- a CDS encoding acetyl-CoA hydrolase/transferase family protein: MDYQNILNRKLVSAQEAAKIIKSGDRVVVGLGCSAPSKILQALGKRQEELKGVIVDQMLPCSTYGLYEPGVEKFIRHNSWFSSKASRSLVNSGAADFTPNYFSQIPELYKKYVEVDVLLATVSPMDKHGYFSFGVSVDYTSKVAEQATLVILEVNENMPRTLGDSFIHVNDIDYLVNNNQPLPELTINPPTETEQKIGSYVAKLIEDGSTIQLGIGGIPNAIAQALVNKKDLGVHSEMLTDGMVDLVEKGVINNKKKTLHSGKIIGAFASGKRKLYDFLDDNPMVEMHPVSYVNDPVVISRNNQMISINSAIEIDLLGQCCAESVGVKQISASGGQVDFIRGALRSPGGKSIIALKSTAMQGKKSTIVSILEKGAVVTTSKNEVNYVVTEYGIAQLRGKTARERAAALIDVAHPAFRDELKAQAPYLY, translated from the coding sequence ATGGATTATCAAAATATATTAAACAGAAAGCTAGTTTCTGCTCAAGAAGCTGCTAAAATAATTAAATCAGGTGATCGAGTTGTTGTTGGTTTAGGTTGTAGTGCTCCTTCAAAAATTCTTCAAGCTTTGGGAAAACGCCAAGAAGAATTAAAAGGGGTGATAGTTGACCAAATGTTGCCTTGCAGTACTTATGGCCTCTATGAGCCAGGGGTTGAAAAGTTTATTAGACATAATTCCTGGTTTAGTAGTAAGGCTAGCCGGTCATTAGTTAATTCTGGTGCAGCTGATTTTACTCCTAATTATTTTTCCCAAATACCGGAACTGTATAAGAAATATGTTGAGGTTGATGTTTTACTAGCTACAGTGTCACCAATGGATAAACACGGTTATTTTAGCTTTGGGGTTTCAGTTGATTATACCAGTAAGGTAGCTGAACAGGCTACCCTGGTTATACTTGAAGTTAATGAAAATATGCCTAGGACCCTAGGGGATTCCTTTATTCATGTGAATGATATAGATTATTTAGTTAATAATAATCAACCTTTGCCAGAATTAACAATTAACCCACCAACTGAAACAGAACAAAAGATTGGTAGTTATGTTGCCAAATTGATTGAAGATGGTTCTACTATTCAGTTAGGGATTGGTGGTATCCCTAATGCCATAGCTCAGGCTCTGGTAAATAAAAAGGATCTTGGAGTTCATAGTGAGATGCTTACTGATGGTATGGTTGATTTAGTGGAAAAAGGGGTAATTAATAACAAAAAGAAGACTTTACATTCTGGCAAAATAATTGGTGCTTTTGCCTCAGGAAAACGAAAACTGTATGATTTTTTAGATGATAATCCTATGGTAGAAATGCATCCGGTTTCTTATGTTAATGACCCAGTGGTTATTAGCCGTAATAATCAAATGATTTCTATTAATTCAGCAATAGAGATTGATTTATTAGGGCAGTGCTGTGCTGAAAGTGTAGGTGTAAAACAGATTAGTGCCTCTGGTGGTCAGGTTGATTTTATTCGAGGGGCTTTGAGATCCCCTGGTGGTAAAAGTATTATTGCTTTAAAATCAACGGCAATGCAAGGAAAGAAGTCTACTATTGTGTCTATATTAGAAAAAGGAGCTGTAGTTACGACTAGTAAAAATGAAGTTAATTATGTAGTTACTGAATATGGCATAGCCCAACTTAGAGGTAAAACTGCCAGGGAGAGGGCTGCTGCCCTAATTGATGTTGCCCATCCTGCCTTTAGAGATGAATTAAAGGCTCAGGCACCATATCTTTATTAA
- a CDS encoding acetyl-CoA C-acetyltransferase has translation MKEVVIASAVRTAIGTFGGSLKGIKTVNLGAEVIKEALKRAKVKSSEVDEVIMGNVLQAGLGQNSTRQSAIYAGLPYEVPSMTINKVCGSGLKAVHLAAQAILLGDADIIVAGGMENMSQAGYLLEKARWGERMGDGKLVDLMIKDGLWEAFNDYHMGITAENIAEQWRITREEQDEFAASSQQKAEKAISTGRFKDEIIPLEIPQRKGDPIIFSQDEHPRTGTTVEKLAKLRPAFKKDGTVTAGNASGINDGAAALVVMSAEKAKELGITPLATIKAYATAGVEPEIMGTGPIPATQKALQKANLKVSDLDLVEANEAFASQSLAVLKELSLDSEKVNVNGGAIALGHPIGASGARILVTLLYEMEKRDSKNGLATLCIGGGQGAAIIVTR, from the coding sequence ATGAAAGAAGTTGTAATAGCAAGTGCAGTTAGAACGGCAATAGGAACCTTTGGTGGAAGTCTTAAAGGAATTAAAACTGTTAATTTAGGGGCGGAAGTTATTAAAGAGGCACTAAAAAGAGCAAAAGTAAAATCATCTGAAGTTGATGAAGTAATTATGGGTAATGTTTTGCAAGCTGGTTTAGGGCAAAACTCAACTAGACAGTCTGCAATTTATGCTGGCTTGCCATATGAAGTACCATCAATGACCATTAATAAGGTTTGCGGCTCTGGCTTAAAAGCAGTCCATCTGGCTGCCCAGGCTATTTTGTTAGGAGATGCTGACATTATAGTTGCTGGTGGTATGGAAAATATGAGTCAAGCTGGTTATCTATTAGAAAAGGCCCGTTGGGGTGAGCGAATGGGTGATGGCAAATTAGTTGATCTTATGATTAAGGATGGACTATGGGAAGCCTTTAATGACTATCATATGGGTATTACAGCTGAAAACATTGCCGAGCAATGGAGAATTACTAGAGAGGAACAAGATGAATTTGCAGCAAGCAGTCAGCAAAAGGCGGAGAAAGCAATAAGTACAGGGAGATTTAAAGATGAAATTATACCCTTAGAAATCCCTCAGAGAAAGGGTGATCCAATAATTTTTTCTCAGGATGAACACCCCAGGACAGGTACTACAGTAGAGAAACTTGCTAAATTAAGACCAGCATTTAAAAAAGATGGTACAGTTACTGCTGGTAATGCCTCTGGTATTAATGATGGAGCAGCCGCTTTAGTAGTAATGTCAGCTGAAAAAGCTAAAGAGCTCGGGATTACTCCATTAGCCACTATTAAAGCTTATGCCACAGCAGGTGTTGAACCAGAAATCATGGGAACTGGACCTATTCCAGCTACTCAAAAAGCCTTACAAAAGGCAAATTTGAAGGTCAGTGATCTTGATTTGGTAGAGGCTAATGAGGCTTTTGCTTCTCAGTCACTGGCAGTTTTAAAGGAACTTTCCTTAGACTCTGAAAAGGTTAATGTTAATGGCGGTGCAATTGCCCTTGGCCATCCTATTGGTGCGAGTGGTGCCCGTATTTTGGTTACACTTTTATATGAAATGGAAAAACGTGATAGCAAAAATGGTTTAGCTACTCTTTGTATTGGTGGTGGTCAGGGAGCAGCGATTATTGTTACAAGATAG